The genomic DNA ATATCGACGGGGTAGTCACAACAGTTTATGCTGAGGCGGCATTTTATGACCTTACCTTTTCGCAGGAGAAAGAACAAAAGGAATTTAATGCGGCTTTACCCAATGAGGCTATGGAGTACGCCCTTGAAGGCACTGACTGGAAAGTCGGAAGGATAAACGTTTCAACGCTTCGGTCGTGGAGCTGTCAGGAGAAAAACTCTCTTGCCATATTACGAAAAGTCCAACAGATCCACGGAGGCGATCTCGTTTTTAGAAACGATAGCCGTACCGTTGATCTTTTGACGTTCAGCGGCAGTGACAGCGGCGCGCTTTTTTCATACAGGAAAAATCTAACCGGCATAAAGCGCGTTGTCGATACCAGGAGCCTTGTAACGAGGCTTTATGCCGTAGGCAAGGACGGCATGACATTTGCATCAATAAACGGTGGGAAAAATTATGTGGAGGACTATTCCTATTCAAATGAGGTCAGAGTTTCCACTCTCGATTGCTCATCGTTCACCAACCCGTACCAAATGCTCGAATACGCCAATTTACGCCTTGCGGAATATGCAAAGCCGAGGCTCTCTTATGTTTTAACGGCCATGGATCTGTCCGTTCTGACAGGGTATGAACATGAACATTGGGATTTAGGCGATATTGTGACTGTGAACGATAATGACCTTGATCTGACTGTAAAGACGCGGGTGATAAGACGGGCATATAACCTGCAGGAGCCTTGGAAAACGGTAATCGAACTTTCGACTAAGCTTAGGGAATTGGGAGATTCATCATCCGATGTGACTGCCGATCAGTTTGGTCAGTCAAGCCTTATGGGACAGGAAATCAAAGACATGGTCCCTTTTAACCTGCTTCGGAATTCCCGTGCCGACGACGGCTTTGCATATTGGCAAAACAGCGGTTTTGAAATAGATACAGAAAGCGGCGTTACAGGAGAGGCTTCTTTTAAAGCGTCGGGAGCTTTGGGAGTTACTAAATCTATGGCGCAGACGGTGGTTCCGGCATCACGCAAAAGCTTTACGTTATCAGCGCAGATAGGTTCGGATAATCTTAAAAAAGGTGAAAACGGGCAGGTAGGTATTGAGGTCGTTTTCGAATATGACGACGGGAGCACGGAAACCCGATTTATTGACTTATTTTAAGGGGGTTATGATGTGGCAGTATTTCAGTTGGTCGTAAGGGACGCATCCCCGAAAAGCTTTGAAAGGGTCGTGGGTATTACCATCCGTCCTCTGATACATGATTGCACAGGGGATGTATGGTTTACGGATTTTATGCTCCAGGCGGGCCAGATCGCAACAGGCTGGATCGGAAACGTCTCAGAAATACAATGGACGGAGGATGGATAGATCTATGAAAATTAATAATTTTATCCGCTTTGCTGATATCATAAGGCTAAAATCGGACAAACGCATAACGGCTGCGACGATTCGTCCTCTTATTGCCGATTGCACCGGTGAAATTTATTTCACCGATATCCAGCTCCAGGAAGGAGATAAACTCACAGGGTACACCGTATGCGCCTCCTCAATGTTAAAAAAAGCCGGCAATCCGCCCCGGTACCAGAACGGCGTGGTCCGCGGGGAGGAGACTGTTATACTTTTTAACACAGGCGAAACCTCAGCCGGTCTTGATATATTTATTTATCCAAAGGAAAACATGGCAGAAAATATGATTGAAGTCTCCCAGGGCATGGGTTCGCATAGCTGTCGATTTTTGACGAGCGTCAACGCAGGCGATGTGCTTGCGCTTAAAGCCTCTACCCGGGAGTCCTTAAAAAACGGTTTATTGACCCATAAAAAGGGATTTTTCCAGTATACCGCCGCCTATGACAGCAAGCATCATATAAAGGTTGAGGATAAAAAATCCGCACGGGTCTATCTTGAATATGCTGAAATGCTCAAAGGGCAGGTGCTGTAATGTATTTCGATTACCTTAAAGGCAAGAAAAACATGGTATGGACTTTCATGGGCAATACCCGCATGTATGACGCCATAAATGACTACGGGGACAGAATAGGCACCGTAGGAATGTTCTCTTTTAACATAAATTTAGACGGCACTATAAATGAAACGGGGGTCCCTGTTTCGAGCCTTTCAGCCTATCGCGCGAAATGGCCCCATATAAAATGGCTCTGTACGTGCATGAATAACGGCGATGCGGCTATTTTCACTGCCCTTCGCAATAACACAAACGGAGCGAGGGATACCTTTCTTTCGGAACTGATCAGGATAATGCAAAAATATCCGTGGTGCGCGGGGATTGATATAGACCTTGAGCGCGGCGGCGGATATGAAAACAAGGATGCAGCAAATCAGCTCTTCTCCCTTATTTATTCCACAGTTAAAGGCTACAGCGCCGCAAAGCAGGTCAACATCTGTCTTCCCGGCATGACGGGCGTGGAAGGTTCGGTAGGCGGCGAAAACTGGTGCGTATATGCTGACCTTGATGCTTATTGTGATACTGCGGCAATTATGTCATACGGCATGGCATGGGCAGGCTCGGCTCCCGGTCCTGTTTCTCCACGTGACTGGCTTGAAGGCATTTATAACTATGCGGTAAAGGCAATGGATCCAAAGAAAATCTTCATGGGCCTTCCGGGATACGGCTGGGAGTGGCAAATATATGCGCTACCTTCTGACCTTGGAAAAGAATACCGCGGCGTATCAGTGACCTACTATGCAGCTAAGCTCTGGGCTGAGGGCGGCTATAATTTTACCGGCAATGAGCCCCCGGAACCTTTTATACCATGGCTTGCCTATTGGGATGATTACAACAAAGTGCCATATATGTTCCCACACATATACGATTATGCCGAAGGCGGCGATGCATCATCGAAAGAACCGCCAATCATTAGCGACACCTATAATCGGCGCCGTTATCTTACCTGCTACGGCAAGGAACAAAAAGCGGAGTTCGGTACAGTTTTCATTGACAGAGATGGGACTCCGGATGATTATACGGACGGTATCATCGTAGGCAGCGGTATGGTTACATTGTCCGCAAAAGACGGTGCAGCCACATATAATTTTAATATTGAACAGGCAGGAATTTACGATATTGCCGTAAAACTATGTTTCCCTTTCTGGGACAGAAACGAGATAACGATAGAGCTTGACGGGATATCCCGCACCTTCACAGAAAACCGGCTGTGGTGGCCGTACTTTAGAAAAAATTTCTGGGCACCGCATTCCACCGGCGTTGAGCTTTCCGAAGGAGCGCACACCTTAACCATAAAAGGCGGCGCTTATGGCACCCAGTTCTATGGGTTCAGGGTCTGCTCCGCATTCTCTGAGAAGCCTTTTTCGGGTTCAGCGTCTTTTGCGCTCTCGCCTCGAAGCTTCAAAGATGTTGATGGAAACGTGGCTGTGCCTGACAAGGGATTTAAACTGACTACCGAAGTTCTTAGACGAAAACCTGATTCGGCGCTTATTTGGTACGAGGATTTCCGTGACCCTGTAACACTTCAGAACACCTACTGGAAAGTTATCTCGGGTTCATGGGCCGTATGGAGAAGCGATCAACATTCACAGGATCGTGTGTATTCCCAGCTTGAAGGAAGCGGCCAGCTTGCATGGAACTATGAGGGTTTTTCTGACGTTCATATAAGGGCAAGAATAGCGTTTCCTCAAAACGGGGGCGGCAAAGCGGGTGTATTCCTTGGCGATATATACTGCGCCATAAATATAGACAACCAGAGAATAGAGCTTTACCAAGGCGCATCTTTACTTGGCTCATGGCAAGGTTCATATTCTAAAACACCGGATAAGGATATCCATGATGAACCTAATATGTATCTGTTTGAGATGCGAAAACGCGGTAATAAAGTGCGGGTTTATTCCGGGAACAGCAACACTCTCAGGTTTACTGCCCAGGTCTCACCTTCAAGCGGCTATAGCGGACTTAAATCCGACGGACAGATTAAATGCGAACTTCTGCGCTTAGGGGACGCCTGGACGTACGAACCGTATGAAGCCTTCGATGTAAAAATGCCGGATGGCTCTACTGAAAGCTATGGCAGGATAGACCGTGCGAATGTTCTATGGGATAGCGAATTTCAGGTATTTACTTTACAAAATGACGTTGAAGAATCCGCTACCCGAAGCGAAGACATTTCAATGGACTACGATTTCGTACATTCGCCCATGCTTTCTATTCCATGCAATGCAGATTATACCGCTGTGTTTATCCCGCGGGATATAAATGTGTGGTGCTCAAGGCTTTTTCTCGGGGATGCGGACGGCTTTGGCATCGTTTATTACCAGGACGTAGACAGTCTTGTCTACTGGGCGAACGAGGCTGCGTACCGCTGGGGCCTGCGCGGCTTTGCACTATGGTCCCTGGGGCAGGAGGATCTGCGGCTTTGGGCAGCCCTTCCCAAACAAACTTAGCCAAGCAACCATATTTATTTAAACATTCAGCACGCCTTTAATATAACAGGGTGTGCTTTTTTATATACAAATTTTACGAAACGGAGGTATTACCTAATGAAAACGATCTGGTTATGGACACAAACAGCCATTGCGGGCGTAGGCGGTATACTGGGCTGGTATTTCGGGGGTGTTGACGGTTTTCTTTATGCCCTCATAGCCTTTGTGGTTGTCGATTACATCACGGGCGTACTGCGCGCCATCGTCGAAAGGAAATTATCAAGCCGAATCGGCGCTCAAGGAATTGCAAAAAAAGTGGCTCTTTTCCTTGTGGTAGGCATCGGGCACCTGATTGACGCCTATCTTTTAGGCGGTGAAGGCGCACCGCTTCGGACCGCGGTTATTTTCTTCTATATTGCAAACGAGGGCGTAAGCCTTTTGGAAAATGCCGCTGCCATAGGGCTGCCTGTGCCGGATAAGTTAAAAGATGTGTTGGCGCAACTTCATGGAAAGGATGGCGAATAAAATGAATCTTCATAAACTTATTTTAACGAACAATGCCTGCTATAAGGCGGGCAAACCTCTAACGCCAAAGGGCGTCATGGTCCATTCAACGGGAGCGAACAACCCAAATTTGAAACGCTATGTAGGACCTGATGATGGACTGCTTGGCAAAAACCAATACGGCAACCATTGGAACCAAGATAAACCGGACGGCAGACAAGTCTGCGTGCACGCGTTTATTGGCAAGCTGGCCGATGGCTCGATTGCCACCTATCAGACCTTGCCCTGGAATATGCGGGGCTGGCACTGCGCTTCAGGTCCTAAAGGTTCGGGAAACGATACCCATATAGGGTTTGAAATATGCGAAGACGGTCTGGCAGACCCGGTTTATTTTAACGCCGTATACAAAGAGGCAAGCGAGCTTTGCGCATACCTTTGCAAAGAATATAGCCTCGATCCTTTAAAAGATGGAGTCTTAATCTGCCACTCTGAAGGCTATACCCGGGGCATTGCCAGTAACCATTCCGATGTGATGCACTGGTTCCCCAAACACGGCAAGAATATGGATACCTTTAGGTCAGATGTTAAAAAGCTGCTTGACGCGGCTATTGTAAAGCCAGAGCCCCCTGCGCCTTCCGGCAAGCTCTATCGTGTCCAGATTGGCGCCTTTGCCGTTAAAGAAAACGCCGATGCCATGCTTCAAAAAGCGAAGGCGGCGGGATTTACCGATGCCTTCATTAAATATTCGTAATAGATATTGTAAGGCCCGCAGAGTATAAAACCTCTGCGGGCTTTTTTTATTTATGGGTGTATAAAATACTCCGCTTTTCTCCGTATAGCGAGGAGGGAGTTTTTATGATCAATGATCAAAATAATAATCTATTGGAAAACAGGCAACAAATTGCTGGCGAAAAAAGCACTATCCCGCATGAACAATTACAGCGCGAAGTTGATTATATACGGGCCCAGAGTATACTCGATTCCATGCTTCAAAATGGGCTTATCTCTTTGTACGAATTTAACAGGATAACTGCACTAAACCGCAAATCCTTCTCCCCCGCACTGGCGCAGATAATGCCTGAAAGGCGTTGATATTACTGAGCAGCAGAGGTAATATGTGACACTAACCAAGGAGGTGAGGATTTGAAAAAAGTAACAAAAATTGATCCAAATACAGCTGAAACAGCGGAGAATCCAAGGCTAAAAGTTGCGGCATACTGCCGCGTTTCCACTGACAGCAGCGAACAGATAGAAAGTCTTGATACTCAGATTAAGCACTATGAATCCTATATCAAGGCAAATCCTGATTGGGAATTTGCCGGAATCTATTTTGACGAAGGTATTACAGGCACAAAAAAGGAAAAGCGAGCAGGACTACTTCAAATGGTCTCCGACGGCGAAAGCGGGAAATTCAATCTTATTGTAACGAAATCAATCAGCCGGTTTGCAAGGAATACAACGGACTGTTTGGAACTTGTCAGAAAACTGCTTGACCTCGGCATTTTTATCTATTTTGAGAAGGAAAACATAAACACGGGGTCAATGGAAAGCGAACTCATGCTGTCAATCCTATCTGGGCTGGCCGAAAGTGAATCGGTTTCTATTGCGGAAAACAGTAAATGGTCTGTAATACGCAGATTTCAAAACGGGACATACAAAATATCTTGCCCGCCCTACGGATATGATACCGTAGATGGAAAGCTTGTAATAAATGAACCCCAAGCAGAAATCGTCCGCCATATTTTCACCGAAATTCTATCCGGCAAAGGTACGCAAAAAATTGCGAATGCATTAAATCAGCGGGGCATTCCCTCTAAGAAAGGCGGCCACTGGACGGCGACTACCATTCGCGGGATAGCCGGTAATGAAAAATATACCGGGGACGCCATTTTTCAAAAGACCTATACCGACGCACACTTCAGCCGCCATTACAATTACGGCGAAAAAGACCAGTACTTGATTAAAAGCCACCACGATGCGATTGTCAGCCATGAAGATTTCGAAGCTGCGCAGATGATTATAGAGCAGCGTGGTAAGGAAAAAGGATTGGAAAAACAGGATAAAAAGTATCAGAACCGTTACCCCTTTTCCGGCAAAATAATTTGCGGTGAGTGCGGCGGCAAGTTTAAGCGCCGAATACATTCTACCGGCAGACATAATATCGCATGGTGCTGCTTAACACATATCTTGGATATTGAAAGGTGCTCAATGAAATACATTCCGGAGACGGATTTTGAATATGCGTTTGTAACTATGATGAACAAGCTCATCTTTGGGCATCAGATTATTTTAAAGCCGCTACTCATGAGTCTGCGGGGTATCAAATCCGAAGATAGCATAGAAAAGCTTCACGACCTTGATGAGAAGCTTAAAGAAAATGAAAAACAACGGCAGGTGCTGATTGCTCTGCAGACCCGTGGTTATCTTGACCCTGCCGTATACAATAGAAGCAATAATGAGCTTATACAAGAAGCCGAGCGTATACAACGCCAAAAAGAATCCTTATCCCGCTTCATAAACAGCGACAATACAAACCTGCATGAAGTCAGCGAACTTTTGCAGTACGCTACGAAGTCGGAAATGTTGGATACCTTTGACGGCAAGCTGTTCACCCGCTTCGTAGAGCGAATTATTGTGTATTCCCGGGCGGAAATCGGGTTTGAATTAAAATGCGGCTTAACGCTAAAAGAAAGGTTGATAAGATAAATGAGCCATATCCCATACGGATATCTAATTGAAAATGGAAAAGCCGTTGTTGATGAACAAGCTGCTAAGAAAATAAAAACATTATTTCAATCTTATCTGAGCGGCGATTCGTTAACCTCGGCCGCAAAGAAGGCAGATATTAAGGCCTTCCACGCAGGAATCGGCAGGATGCTCAGAAATAAATACTATTTCGGTGATGGTTATTATCCGGCAATTATTGAACCCGACACTTTTGAAGCCGCTGAAGCAGAACGCATCAGGCGGGCAGAAAAACTCGGCCGAATCCATGAATCAGAAATAAAGAAGGAAATCGTCTACCCCTCTACATTCCGCATCGTCCAGGGTACAGAGCAATTTGATGATCCGTTCCAGCAGGCGGAATATGCCTACAGCTTGATAGAAAGTGAGGACCCGTAAAAATGGAAGAAAAAATGACTGTAACGCTGCTTCCGGCAAGGAAAAAAGCGTGTTCAGTAAAAAATGATGAAGAAAACCCAAAACTTCGCGTAGCTGCTTACTGCCGCGTTTCCACCGATAGCGACGAACAGGAAACCAGTTATGACGCACAAATTACGCATTATACTGCTTATATAAACGGGCATCCGGATTGGGAGCTGGCCGGTATTTATGCCGACGATGGTATTTCGGGCACCAACACCAAAAAGCGCGAGGAATTCAACCGCATGATTGAGGACTGCATGGCAGGCAAAATAGATAAGGTAATCACCAAATCAATAAGCCGCTTTGCAAGGAATACAGTGGATTGCTTGAACTACATTAGACAATTAAAAGACAAGAACATACCCGTATATTTTGAGAAAGAAAATATCGATAGCATGGATTCCAAGGGCGAAATTATGCTCACCATCATGGCATCCCTTGCCCAGCAGGAAAGCCAATCGTTAAGCCAGAACGTAAAGCTTGGGCTGCAGTACCGCTACCAGCAGGGTGAAATTCAAATAAACTGTGCACGGTTCCTTGGTTATACCAAGAATGAAAACAAGAAGCTAATCATTGTTCCGGAAGAAGCTGAGGTTGTAAAACGAATATACCGAGAATATCTTGAGGGCGCAAGTATGCTAAAAATTGCCCGCGGCCTTGAGGCCGATGGTATTCTAAACGGTGCAGGGAGGAAAAAATGGCACACCAGCAACATCAACCAGATTTTGCGGAATGAAAAATATATAGGCGATGCCCTTTTGCAAAAGACATATACTACTGATTTTCTAACGAAAAAACGAGTGAAAAACCATGGCATTGTCCCTCAGTATTATGTAGAGAACAGCCATGAGGCCATCATCCCGCGAGAAATTTTCATGCAGGTGCAAGAAGAACTTATCCGCCGCCGCATCGTCCACACCAGCCCAAATGGTAAGAAGAGGACCTTCAGCAGTACGCACTGCTTTTCAAATATGATTATCTGCGGTGGCTGTGGAGAATTTTTCCGCAGAATTCATTGGAATAATCGAGGGAAAAAGTCCATCGTTTGGCGCTGCATCAGCAGGCTCGAAAACACCGGCCAGTTCTGCAATGCCCGCACGGTACCGGAAGGCACCATTGAGCAGGTGCTGGTCAATGCAATCAACCAAACGCTATGCGATAAGGATTCCTTCCTCTCTGTTCTTAAAAATAATATTGAGACCGTCATAAGTCATGAAAACGATACAAAACTTGCCGGCATCGACAAACGGCTGGAGGAGCTTCAAACAGAGCTTGTGAAACTGGCCAACTCCAAAGCAGACTACGATAAAGTGGGCGAGGAAATTTACCGCCTGCGTGACGAAAAGCAAAAAGTACAGCTTGAGGTAATCGGGCGGGACGAACTGAAAAAACACATTGACGATATGAGTGAATTCCTAAAAGGGCAGCCCACAGCGATTACCGAATATGATGAGTCACTTGTCCGGCGGCTGGTTGAAAAAATCACCGTCTACGAGGATAAATTCACCGTGGAATTCAAGTCTGGCGTGACGGCGGATGTGAGAGAATAAGGCTGAAAGAGAGCAAGGCACCCTACGAATTATAACGTAGGGTGCCTTTTATATGGTTAATGAAAGTGAGGCATCGTTACCATGCAATTCCACATCGTCTGTATTGTAGGAAATCCCCAGTGTTTCGAGCTTTTGACATAAACATTTTTTACTATACAAGGGCGAATGATTTGTATTTTTTGCTTCAAGTAAAACAACTTGTTTTTCTTTGCGCATTGGAAAAATAATAATCCCATCAAATTCACATAATTTATGTCCAGGCTGATTTTTTTTATAAACGAGGATGCTTGCTGGTATTGTAATAGTAGTATCATTTTTTGCATCTTCACTTAATATGTAGCATAGATGATCCGCCTCATGGCGCTCATCTACGGTTCCAATCTTATTTTTTAGAAGTGCTTGTACTGCATCAATTCTTTGTTTTTTCCCTCTATTACATAGAACACAAATATTTTGATCAATAGTAGGTTTAATTAATATAGGGTATTCATTGAAAAAATATCGAAGAAAGAACTTGCTTGACAAGAGAAAACGAACATCATTAATGTTTATATTGGGAACAGCCCTCAAATAGATAATAACAGTTCGTAAAATATTGAGTGCTACATGCGTTTTGTCTTCACAATGCTTTTTTATTGACACCAGTATGGTTCTCTCACCTTGATGCCTATCATAATAACCTACACGGGATTTATTGATTCTTTCTAATGATTGAAATAGTTTTTTAGACAACCCGTTGTCAATAGCATCAAATGTCAGCTTTAATATGCCATCTTTGCAAAAATCCTTCTTTTGTGGATACGATATGTTAAAAGGGCTATTGTTATTTAACCAAAAATCCTCATAATATTTTTTCGGATTCTTTTGTGGGGTTAGAACCTTTTTTATAATTTTCTTGGAAATAGCATAATAGCAAATAGCATTTGAGATTTCATTATAAACAGTATCATTTAACATTTTACTAATTGAATTTAATAATTGCTCAGTTGAACTGTTATTATTATAAATCGATAACAATTCCCGAAACAGTATCAGAATTGTCTTGTCTTCGCATAAATCAATAGTAATCGGTGTTTTTGCTATTTGTAAATCGTAAGAAATATAAGAAACACTCCGGACAGAACGGAAAAGTTTGAAAATATAACTTAATTTTTTTTCATCATTGAATACTTTGTCATTTATATATGCATATATAAGTTCTTCGGCAAGAACTACAGATTGCTTGCTATGATCACATCGTTCGAGAACTAACAGCGAATTTAATAAGTGAAATCTCTGATAGTTATTATCCCTCAAAATTTTTTCAGCTTCAGCATGGAAGCGTTCATTATCCGAACTATAAACAATCATTTTATGAAAATCTGCTTTTTGGTCTGCAAGTAATACCGCTGAACGAGACGCGACGAAGGTGTTATAAAAATGACCTATATTATATACTATTGTTAAAATTTGAAGCAGATCTCCAATAGTAGGTATTTTACACCCGTTAGGATATTGTAAGTTCGTATAAAATTCTGATGATTTGACTGGATTATTATATGTATATTTTAATTGATCTTGTAATTCCCTTTTTATTAATTGATGAAAATACAATTGTAAAAATACATAATCATATCTACTTTTCAATAATTTATTTTCGACCCTTATAACACCTAATTGAGGAACAGCCTTCATGCGTTCAATTATTCCGATTGAATCTAACTCTTCATAGAGTTCCGTTGCATATGCATATAAATCAACCTTAACTTTTCCCGTATTTCTTCTACGCTTTTTTTTCCTGAGCAAGTCATTCACTATAATCATTATCTTCACCTTGCCTTAATAATACTTTAAATGTATAATAATGAATTACCAATTCTACATCCATCCTGACCACACAACCTCGCCATTTTCAAAAAAACATCTAAATTGACCACTCGCAAACCCATGTTATCTAAATCGACCACTGGTTAAACACTGACATCTAAATCGACCACTCGCAAGCATTTGATCCTGTTTTGACATGTTCCCGCAAAGCAAAAAATTCACATTTCCCCCCAATAAATTTTAGACTTAAATTTACGAAAAAGGCTTGTATCAAGCCTTTTTCACGAGCCATGTCTTAGGCCCTTGACATCAATACTACCGTCTCAACATGCGTTGAAGCGTCACCGATATGGAACACATGTCAGGTGGCAACCCCTCCGACATCCCGCAGGTCATTCCTGCCCGGCACGATCCCCTATACCGGTGACAATTGGCGTCGGTACAAACCCAAGATGATCGGCGGCGACAAAAATATAACGTGTCCCGCCCAGTTTCCCTTCAAAGGCAAGCTTCCTGGCTTCGGCATGCAAGTGGCCATATATACAGATCTTGACCCCGTAAGCATCCAGCAGCTCCGTGAATCCCGAAGGCTCTCTCTTGACATTGAAGGGGGGAAAGTGTAACGACGCTATTATCTGCCGATATCCGCGATCATGAGCACTCTTCAACGACAACTCCAGCCTTTGCGTCTCGCGAAGATATATTTTCTGGTCTTCTTCGGGGTCAAAACGTGAATCCCCCGGGCAGATCCATCCCCTCGTTCCACAGATTGCCCACCCTTGAAAGTAATAATGATCGTTCTGTATGGCCCACATTCCAGACGGAAGGGCAGCCCGCACCCTGGAAATCGATTTCCACCAGTAGTCATGATTGCCCCGCACCAGTATCTTCTGACCCGGGAGAGCTGCAATCCAGTTCAGATCACCCCGGGCACCCTCGAGGTGCATGGCCCAGGAAATATCCCCGGGAATGATAACCAGATCATGATCTTTGATGTTGGACTGCCAGCCTTGCATGATCCTGTCCGGATGATCTTCCCACTCCGGTCCGAATATGTCCATCGGTTTGTTATCTTCTCCGGGGAGATGAAGATCGGCCAATGCCCATATCGTTGTCATTTTTCACCACTCCATATATAAATAATTTTTTTTATTTCAATAGTTCACATTTTCTGAAAAGTGTGATACAATGAACAAAACTTCCCTTTCATAATCTTGGTAATGGCATCAATATACATATTATATACTTTTTGTACGGAATTATTGCAACAACGGTGAATGCATTCCGCTCCAGCTGAATCCGACAAAGGGAAAAAAGGAGGTTTCCACCTTGAGAGGAAAAGTTTATAAAAAAAGACCCTACCTTAGAAG from Bacillota bacterium includes the following:
- a CDS encoding amidase gives rise to the protein MNLHKLILTNNACYKAGKPLTPKGVMVHSTGANNPNLKRYVGPDDGLLGKNQYGNHWNQDKPDGRQVCVHAFIGKLADGSIATYQTLPWNMRGWHCASGPKGSGNDTHIGFEICEDGLADPVYFNAVYKEASELCAYLCKEYSLDPLKDGVLICHSEGYTRGIASNHSDVMHWFPKHGKNMDTFRSDVKKLLDAAIVKPEPPAPSGKLYRVQIGAFAVKENADAMLQKAKAAGFTDAFIKYS
- a CDS encoding recombinase family protein gives rise to the protein MKKVTKIDPNTAETAENPRLKVAAYCRVSTDSSEQIESLDTQIKHYESYIKANPDWEFAGIYFDEGITGTKKEKRAGLLQMVSDGESGKFNLIVTKSISRFARNTTDCLELVRKLLDLGIFIYFEKENINTGSMESELMLSILSGLAESESVSIAENSKWSVIRRFQNGTYKISCPPYGYDTVDGKLVINEPQAEIVRHIFTEILSGKGTQKIANALNQRGIPSKKGGHWTATTIRGIAGNEKYTGDAIFQKTYTDAHFSRHYNYGEKDQYLIKSHHDAIVSHEDFEAAQMIIEQRGKEKGLEKQDKKYQNRYPFSGKIICGECGGKFKRRIHSTGRHNIAWCCLTHILDIERCSMKYIPETDFEYAFVTMMNKLIFGHQIILKPLLMSLRGIKSEDSIEKLHDLDEKLKENEKQRQVLIALQTRGYLDPAVYNRSNNELIQEAERIQRQKESLSRFINSDNTNLHEVSELLQYATKSEMLDTFDGKLFTRFVERIIVYSRAEIGFELKCGLTLKERLIR
- a CDS encoding glycosyl hydrolase, giving the protein MGNTRMYDAINDYGDRIGTVGMFSFNINLDGTINETGVPVSSLSAYRAKWPHIKWLCTCMNNGDAAIFTALRNNTNGARDTFLSELIRIMQKYPWCAGIDIDLERGGGYENKDAANQLFSLIYSTVKGYSAAKQVNICLPGMTGVEGSVGGENWCVYADLDAYCDTAAIMSYGMAWAGSAPGPVSPRDWLEGIYNYAVKAMDPKKIFMGLPGYGWEWQIYALPSDLGKEYRGVSVTYYAAKLWAEGGYNFTGNEPPEPFIPWLAYWDDYNKVPYMFPHIYDYAEGGDASSKEPPIISDTYNRRRYLTCYGKEQKAEFGTVFIDRDGTPDDYTDGIIVGSGMVTLSAKDGAATYNFNIEQAGIYDIAVKLCFPFWDRNEITIELDGISRTFTENRLWWPYFRKNFWAPHSTGVELSEGAHTLTIKGGAYGTQFYGFRVCSAFSEKPFSGSASFALSPRSFKDVDGNVAVPDKGFKLTTEVLRRKPDSALIWYEDFRDPVTLQNTYWKVISGSWAVWRSDQHSQDRVYSQLEGSGQLAWNYEGFSDVHIRARIAFPQNGGGKAGVFLGDIYCAINIDNQRIELYQGASLLGSWQGSYSKTPDKDIHDEPNMYLFEMRKRGNKVRVYSGNSNTLRFTAQVSPSSGYSGLKSDGQIKCELLRLGDAWTYEPYEAFDVKMPDGSTESYGRIDRANVLWDSEFQVFTLQNDVEESATRSEDISMDYDFVHSPMLSIPCNADYTAVFIPRDINVWCSRLFLGDADGFGIVYYQDVDSLVYWANEAAYRWGLRGFALWSLGQEDLRLWAALPKQT
- a CDS encoding recombinase family protein codes for the protein MTVTLLPARKKACSVKNDEENPKLRVAAYCRVSTDSDEQETSYDAQITHYTAYINGHPDWELAGIYADDGISGTNTKKREEFNRMIEDCMAGKIDKVITKSISRFARNTVDCLNYIRQLKDKNIPVYFEKENIDSMDSKGEIMLTIMASLAQQESQSLSQNVKLGLQYRYQQGEIQINCARFLGYTKNENKKLIIVPEEAEVVKRIYREYLEGASMLKIARGLEADGILNGAGRKKWHTSNINQILRNEKYIGDALLQKTYTTDFLTKKRVKNHGIVPQYYVENSHEAIIPREIFMQVQEELIRRRIVHTSPNGKKRTFSSTHCFSNMIICGGCGEFFRRIHWNNRGKKSIVWRCISRLENTGQFCNARTVPEGTIEQVLVNAINQTLCDKDSFLSVLKNNIETVISHENDTKLAGIDKRLEELQTELVKLANSKADYDKVGEEIYRLRDEKQKVQLEVIGRDELKKHIDDMSEFLKGQPTAITEYDESLVRRLVEKITVYEDKFTVEFKSGVTADVRE
- a CDS encoding phage holin family protein is translated as MKTIWLWTQTAIAGVGGILGWYFGGVDGFLYALIAFVVVDYITGVLRAIVERKLSSRIGAQGIAKKVALFLVVGIGHLIDAYLLGGEGAPLRTAVIFFYIANEGVSLLENAAAIGLPVPDKLKDVLAQLHGKDGE
- a CDS encoding recombinase, giving the protein MSHIPYGYLIENGKAVVDEQAAKKIKTLFQSYLSGDSLTSAAKKADIKAFHAGIGRMLRNKYYFGDGYYPAIIEPDTFEAAEAERIRRAEKLGRIHESEIKKEIVYPSTFRIVQGTEQFDDPFQQAEYAYSLIESEDP
- a CDS encoding serine/threonine protein phosphatase translates to MTTIWALADLHLPGEDNKPMDIFGPEWEDHPDRIMQGWQSNIKDHDLVIIPGDISWAMHLEGARGDLNWIAALPGQKILVRGNHDYWWKSISRVRAALPSGMWAIQNDHYYFQGWAICGTRGWICPGDSRFDPEEDQKIYLRETQRLELSLKSAHDRGYRQIIASLHFPPFNVKREPSGFTELLDAYGVKICIYGHLHAEARKLAFEGKLGGTRYIFVAADHLGFVPTPIVTGIGDRAGQE